Proteins from a genomic interval of Phenylobacterium sp. LH3H17:
- a CDS encoding GNAT family N-acetyltransferase, whose amino-acid sequence MRVSLRPMGEETTTKDIAEWRLEPISGADRELVEQISLPPEQEEFAGTLDEVFGRLNEPDAVGLEQGFAVIAPDDRGVVGFFVLREGLRRPPWAPPGTVSLHNFRVRPGMQGQGVGRRCIALLEDWFARERPIQPQLMLAVNERNTAAIAAYRKIGFVDTGRRHDEGAGDQFVFVKPMA is encoded by the coding sequence ATGCGTGTTAGCCTCCGCCCCATGGGAGAGGAAACAACAACCAAAGACATCGCCGAATGGCGTCTGGAGCCCATCTCCGGCGCGGATCGCGAGCTCGTGGAGCAGATCAGCCTGCCGCCTGAACAGGAAGAGTTCGCTGGCACCCTGGACGAGGTGTTCGGCCGGCTGAACGAGCCCGACGCGGTGGGCCTGGAGCAGGGCTTCGCGGTGATCGCCCCCGACGACCGCGGCGTGGTGGGATTCTTCGTCCTGCGCGAGGGCCTGCGCCGGCCGCCCTGGGCGCCGCCCGGCACGGTCAGCCTGCACAACTTCCGGGTCCGGCCCGGCATGCAGGGCCAGGGCGTCGGGCGCCGCTGCATCGCCCTGCTGGAGGACTGGTTCGCCCGCGAGCGGCCGATTCAGCCGCAGCTCATGCTGGCGGTCAACGAGCGCAACACCGCCGCCATCGCCGCCTACCGGAAGATCGGCTTCGTCGACACCGGCCGCCGCCATGACGAGGGCGCCGGCGACCAGTTCGTCTTCGTCAAGCCGATGGCCTGA
- the flhA gene encoding flagellar biosynthesis protein FlhA: MANAGSYVAERPSPRQMLGWLMKGEVAMAVGVIGIVILLILPIPPFLLDMLLAISIITSVLILMTSLLIKKPLEFTAFPTVLLVTTLYRLGLNIASTRLILGHGHEGAHGAGKIIEGFGNLMMGGNFVIGVIVFAILVIVNFVVITKGSGRIAEVAARFTLDSMPGKQMAIDADLSAGLIEEDEAKTRRKELEQESTFFGAMDGASKFVRGDAVAGLIIVAINIIGGILIGVVQHKVPLGQAAATYTLMTIGDGLVSQIPALIISIAAGFLVSKAGVDGSADKALVTQLAMNPIALGMVAASAGVIAFIPGMPIIPFAALAAGAGYLSWRRSQDAQEAAYNAVELVPTTAPVAPEDEPISSSLAIDEIKIELGYGLLPLINDMEGRRLTDQIKALRRTLAADFGFVMPAVRILDNMRLPSQGYMIRIKEMEGGQGEVRLGALMAMDPSGGQVELPGEHMREPAFGLPATWIDDNLREEATFRGYTIVDPATVLTTHLTEILKENMPDLLSYAEVQKLLKELPGEQKKLVEDLIPSVVTATTLQRVLQALLRERVSIRDLPAILEGVGEAAPHTQSIVLLVEQVRSRLARQISFAHRGDDGALPIITMSAEWENAFADALIGTGDEKQLALAPSRLQDFIRGVRESFERAALAGESAVLLTSPQIRPYVRSIIERFRGQTPVLSQNEIHPKARLKTVGSI; this comes from the coding sequence ATGGCCAACGCAGGATCATACGTCGCCGAGCGGCCCTCCCCGCGCCAGATGCTGGGTTGGCTGATGAAGGGCGAGGTGGCGATGGCCGTCGGCGTCATCGGCATCGTCATCCTGCTGATCCTGCCGATCCCGCCGTTCCTGCTCGACATGCTGCTGGCCATCTCGATCATCACCTCGGTGCTGATCCTGATGACCTCCCTGCTCATCAAGAAGCCCCTGGAGTTCACCGCCTTCCCGACGGTGCTGCTGGTCACCACCCTCTACCGGCTGGGGCTGAACATCGCCTCGACCCGGCTGATCCTCGGCCATGGCCACGAGGGCGCCCACGGGGCCGGCAAGATCATCGAGGGCTTCGGCAATCTGATGATGGGGGGCAACTTCGTCATCGGGGTGATCGTCTTCGCCATCCTGGTGATCGTGAACTTCGTGGTCATCACCAAGGGTTCGGGCCGGATCGCCGAAGTCGCCGCCCGCTTCACCCTCGACTCCATGCCCGGCAAGCAGATGGCCATCGACGCCGACCTGTCGGCGGGGCTGATCGAGGAAGACGAAGCCAAGACGCGCCGCAAGGAGTTGGAGCAGGAATCGACCTTCTTCGGCGCCATGGACGGCGCTTCGAAGTTCGTGCGCGGCGACGCCGTCGCCGGCCTGATCATCGTGGCCATCAACATCATCGGCGGCATCCTGATCGGGGTGGTGCAGCACAAGGTGCCGCTCGGCCAGGCCGCGGCCACCTACACCCTGATGACCATCGGCGACGGCCTGGTCAGCCAGATCCCGGCCCTGATCATCTCGATCGCCGCGGGCTTCCTGGTCTCCAAGGCCGGCGTCGACGGCTCGGCCGACAAGGCCCTGGTCACCCAGCTGGCCATGAACCCCATCGCGCTGGGCATGGTCGCCGCCTCGGCGGGGGTCATCGCCTTTATCCCGGGCATGCCGATCATCCCCTTCGCGGCGCTGGCCGCCGGCGCGGGCTACCTCTCCTGGCGCCGGTCGCAGGACGCCCAGGAGGCGGCCTACAACGCCGTCGAGCTGGTGCCGACCACCGCCCCGGTTGCGCCCGAGGACGAGCCGATCAGCTCGTCCCTGGCCATCGACGAGATCAAGATCGAGCTGGGCTACGGCCTGCTGCCGCTGATCAACGACATGGAGGGCCGCCGGCTCACCGACCAGATCAAGGCCCTGCGCCGCACCCTGGCCGCGGACTTCGGCTTCGTCATGCCCGCGGTGCGCATCCTCGACAACATGCGCCTGCCCTCCCAGGGCTACATGATCCGCATCAAGGAGATGGAGGGCGGCCAGGGTGAGGTGCGCCTGGGCGCGCTCATGGCCATGGACCCCTCGGGCGGCCAGGTGGAGCTGCCGGGCGAACACATGCGCGAGCCGGCCTTCGGCCTGCCCGCCACCTGGATCGACGACAACCTGCGCGAGGAGGCCACCTTCCGCGGCTACACCATCGTCGACCCGGCCACGGTGCTCACGACCCACCTGACCGAGATCCTCAAGGAGAACATGCCCGACCTGCTCTCCTACGCCGAGGTGCAGAAGCTGCTGAAGGAGCTGCCGGGCGAACAGAAGAAGCTGGTCGAGGACCTGATCCCCAGCGTGGTCACCGCCACCACCCTGCAGCGCGTCCTGCAGGCCCTGTTGCGCGAGCGGGTCTCCATCCGCGACCTCCCGGCCATCCTGGAAGGGGTCGGCGAAGCCGCCCCGCACACCCAGTCGATCGTGCTGCTTGTGGAGCAGGTCCGCTCGCGCCTGGCCCGCCAGATCTCCTTCGCCCACCGCGGCGACGACGGCGCCCTGCCGATCATCACCATGTCGGCCGAGTGGGAGAACGCCTTCGCCGACGCCCTGATCGGGACCGGCGACGAGAAGCAGCTGGCTCTCGCCCCCTCACGCCTGCAGGACTTCATCCGCGGCGTCCGCGAGAGCTTCGAGCGCGCGGCCCTGGCCGGCGAGAGCGCGGTGCTGCTGACCAGCCCGCAGATCCGGCCCTATGTCCGCTCGATCATCGAGCGCTTCCGCGGCCAGACCCCGGTGCTCAGCCAGAACGAGATCCATCCCAAGGCCCGGCTGAAGACCGTGGGTTCGATCTAG
- a CDS encoding sigma-54 dependent transcriptional regulator — protein MRLLVVGKLNGQLSTAVKMAMAAGAKVSHVETIAAATHALRAGQGADLLLVDYELDIAALIEANEAERIRVPVVACGVDADAKKAGDAIRAGAKEFIPLPPDAEMIAAVLAAVSDDDKPMIVRDPAMTAILAVADQVAPSEASILITGESGSGKEVVARYVHQKSRRASRPFISVNCAAIPENLLESELFGHEKGAFTGAVARRIGKFEEASGGTLLLDEISEMDARLQAKLLRAIQEREIDRVGGSRPVKVDIRILATSNRDLAQAVKDGTFREDLLYRLNVVNLRLPPLRERPGDVVALAEFFVKKYAKANAAPERPLSAEAKRRLAGHRWPGNVRELENAMHRAVLMASGPEIEETAIRLPDGQPLAPPDMASRAASHAAVAAEAVTRSFVGQTVAQMEQQLIIDTLSHCLGNRTHAANILGISIRTLRNKLKEYTEAGVSVPAPQMGASAA, from the coding sequence ATGCGGCTTCTGGTCGTCGGTAAATTGAACGGACAGCTCTCCACCGCCGTGAAGATGGCGATGGCGGCGGGCGCCAAGGTGAGTCACGTCGAGACCATCGCCGCGGCCACCCACGCCCTGCGCGCCGGTCAAGGCGCCGACCTGCTGCTGGTCGACTACGAACTGGACATCGCCGCCCTGATCGAGGCCAACGAGGCCGAGCGCATCCGGGTGCCGGTGGTGGCCTGCGGCGTCGACGCCGACGCCAAGAAGGCCGGCGACGCGATCCGCGCCGGCGCCAAGGAGTTCATTCCCCTCCCGCCGGACGCCGAGATGATCGCCGCCGTCCTGGCCGCGGTCTCCGACGACGACAAGCCGATGATCGTGCGGGATCCGGCCATGACCGCCATCCTCGCCGTCGCCGACCAGGTCGCCCCGTCCGAGGCCTCCATCCTGATCACCGGCGAGAGCGGGTCGGGCAAGGAAGTCGTCGCCCGCTACGTCCACCAGAAGTCCCGGCGCGCCAGCCGGCCGTTCATCTCGGTCAACTGCGCCGCCATCCCCGAGAACCTCCTGGAGAGCGAACTCTTCGGCCACGAGAAAGGCGCCTTCACCGGCGCCGTGGCCCGCCGGATCGGCAAGTTCGAGGAGGCCTCGGGGGGGACCCTGCTGCTGGACGAAATCTCGGAGATGGACGCACGCCTGCAGGCCAAGCTGCTGCGCGCCATCCAGGAGCGCGAGATCGACCGCGTGGGCGGCTCACGGCCGGTCAAGGTCGACATCCGCATCCTGGCCACCTCCAACCGCGACCTGGCCCAGGCCGTGAAGGACGGGACGTTCCGGGAAGACCTGCTCTATCGCCTGAACGTCGTGAACCTGCGCCTGCCGCCCCTGCGCGAGCGCCCCGGCGACGTGGTCGCCCTGGCCGAGTTCTTCGTGAAGAAGTACGCCAAGGCCAACGCCGCCCCCGAGCGGCCGCTCTCGGCCGAAGCCAAGCGCCGCCTGGCCGGCCATCGCTGGCCCGGCAACGTCCGCGAGCTGGAGAACGCCATGCACCGCGCGGTGCTGATGGCCTCGGGTCCGGAGATCGAGGAAACCGCCATCCGCCTGCCCGACGGCCAGCCCCTGGCCCCGCCGGACATGGCCAGCCGCGCGGCGTCCCACGCCGCGGTCGCCGCCGAGGCTGTCACCCGCTCCTTCGTCGGCCAGACGGTGGCGCAGATGGAGCAGCAGCTGATCATCGACACCCTCAGCCACTGCCTTGGCAACCGCACGCACGCGGCCAACATCCTGGGGATCTCGATCCGCACCCTGCGCAACAAGCTGAAGGAATACACCGAGGCCGGGGTCTCCGTGCCCGCCCCGCAGATGGGCGCGAGCGCGGCCTAA